One Glycine max cultivar Williams 82 chromosome 1, Glycine_max_v4.0, whole genome shotgun sequence genomic window, CTctacttttcattttatttatttaagaattgTGATCTTAAGAACTTTAGAAGATATTCACTCTATTAATCATGGTCATCTGTTTGAGAAAGAAATTTCTTTCAGCTAAAAGAATTATTGCTAATTTGTCACCAATTGGATTTTCTTTCTACCTCACTTTTTAATGTAGGACAAAAGTTCTTCTGTTCATAACTttagaattaattataaaatcttgTCTAATTTCGTGTGAACGATTCTGATTGCTAAATTATTTAGTGCAGCATGGTAGGGTTAACATATGGGCACTAAGCAGGATTAGCTACTTAAGTGGAAATGTGAAGTCTAGGTTCCCTATTTATAGATCAGAAATTCATCATCAGGTTCATTACTTTTCACACCTTGCACCTATATGTGCAACCTTTAAGGAACCCAAGGGGTTTGGTCCTAccccaaagaaaaagaagaagagcaaGAAGATGAGAAGGGAttatgaagaagaagatgatgaagaagaagaggaggaagaagaaccaGACAGGGGAGTTATTCCTGAAGTAGTGACCAACAGAATGATGAGCAGAATGGCAGTGTCTGTAGGAATTCCACTGGGTATTGGGCTTTTGTTTTTCCCATTTTTCTACTATCTCAAGGTTGGGTTGAAGATTGATGTGCCCACTTGGGTGCCATTCATTGtgtccttctttttctttgggtCTGCTCTGTTGGGTGTGAGTTATGGGATTGTGTCCTCCAGCTGGGACCCACTGAGGGAAGGGTCCTTCTGGGGTTGGACTGAGGCCCAAAAGAATTGGCCTGTTTTTTGGCAGTCCCTTAGAGGTGGTGAATCTAGGAAGAATTAGCCCATTCTTTCTTTAGCCCTTTAAATGTTTGACCCTTTTGTTTCAATGCATATTGTATCTGGCCAGCACTCTTGGAGGTTGTTTGGTATGAGTTATAAAAcatctctaaaattctcttctctcttgTTTGGTAATTGTGGCGAAAACTAGATTATAATAGATTCTTTATATTACgaaggaaataaataattaaacaaaattttggaGACTATGACTAAAAGTTAGTCATAGAttatgcttcttcttttttttgcatttttaatctttgtatTTCAGTATACGTATGATTTTGATTCCGTGGCTAGTTTTGATTGCTCATGTTTAGTTTTAATAGTTTCTTAGTAATTCAAATTAAgtttattacttaaaattttacatGATAATTAACAGAAATGTAATATATAGGTGTAATCTATCACTGATTTTTATAGATTtgtgaatgaaaaatatataaaataattaagtgaaaataataaagtttttgtttattatttttatgtaaatatttatgtatttttctaaGTTAATGATACGTCAAACTTTTGTTAAATTTCTATTaatcattagatttaattttaagGTGATGATCCAATTTAGTTTGAACAATTAGAAAACTAAAGAGATTAAATGTGAGCAATTGAAATTAAGGAATGCAAAATTGCTTGAAGTGAAAGATAAATgtgatcttaaaaaaaaaagttcaagccTATCATAATATTGTCTAGGCTTGATTGCTGGGATCAATCATTCATAGTTGATCCAACCTTAACTGATGTTGAAGATACGGGTGATCATAGCCCAAAAGTGTGTGCTTATTAAcgacaatgaaaataaagaaataaacgacagaaaaaaaatgaaaatatagaatTAATGAATGAACTAAAATAGAACAATAACAGAAACcagagcctttttttttttttttttgtctcaagCACATAAGAATCATACTATAAATCAATCGTGACCATGCGGAAGAAATTCCCATAAAGGGTCCAAACTCCAAATTTCAAGAGAGGCTCCATTGTGCCACTCCTTACATGGTCTGACAATTTACGTTGCCACAGACTCACAATTAAAATTGTGCCTTATTTTATCAGttaaaagatatattatatagtttatatcataaaaaatccTATTGCAAgatttatatacaagaacaaGCAATAGCTGAGTTTATCCATTGAGTTATTACTTGTAGATAGTCAAAGCCATATCTCCTAGTCAATTTCTACCGAAGCATGCTCaatattttaatcaatcaaatgGGAAATAAAAGTTTGCTTTACTGTATCATCAGTTGGAACTTATTCAAGCGATTGATGACCAATCAGTGCATGGTGGAGTGGAAAACACGTGCAATTCTACACCTGAACTTACATTGACTCATCATGTCTTTATGTTGCACAGGCAGGTGCAACTATTATGTCCTTTTCCTTCACAGTAAAGTAGGGCACACACAACACAAGATATgcaaatacaaaatattaattcagAACTTAGCAGTTAGCACGTACCTTTGCGAATCAATCAAATTGCTGTAACATACGAATTTGCAGCTAGCAACtccgttttcttttctttaaaggGTTTGGTATACATGGACAGTTTTACATCTTGTCTCTGTAAAGAGGACCAACATGAAAAAGAAAGTGGTTTATTGAACATTTTCCTCTTTGTAGATCAGAAGAGAATAGTTCAGccacatttttatctttttcttgtgaccctttttttcttttctaatttttcatcCTTTACAGAAAATCCTATCCTGATATGTAGAATCAAAATAAGCTACTAACAAATGTGTGGATTAACTAGCgtaaagttatttaaatttaaataaatatacaacaatattaAATATTCTAATAAAGATATTTATGTTTATAATAATCTCACTTCCTCAAATAAAATTGTGTCAATTGAAGAATTGATGTGTTCTCTACCCTAGAAGAATCAAGACAAGCTGAATATTCAGATTGcccctatttaatttaattgcgTCCTTACCTCCACCACAAAACAAATCAACAAATGCATTTGTCCTCTGCATCTAATCAAAcctctttcctttctttccctATCATCAAATCATGAAAACTCGAATCATGCTATAGGCTAATATATTCTCCtccttttataaaatcaatctacAAACTTCTAATGATATTAAAACCTATCATATCTTAATAAGACTCTTTATTCCTTAATCATTACAGGGGTTACTTTAAGAATAAGGCAAATCCTCCCAACTTGGCCCTTGCTTTCATGTACTACTTTATAGGAGGCCACATAGATAAGACTACACATAAGACCTAGGAATCCACATTTTGGCAAAACCCCAAGATTCTTTGGTTTGAatttgcatcatcatgcatatgaaAACTGAGTTAGAAAGAAGTTGCATACTGCAGCTAGCTGCTTGAGCATGTATACATGTATAAATAAGACGCGTACGGGTTAGGTTTAAAGCTTCAATAAACAGTATTTGCACGAGACAGCGCACTTGTGTCTCTTCTTTTAACAAATGGTATAAGTAATGTTTTTAATCTGAAACAAGAAATCAAAAGAATCATATAAAAAACCAAAGTTATCAGAGCTAAAACATTGGAAATGGGGAAAGAAAATACTTGGGGATTGAGTTATGTAGATTTTGCTTTGAGGGGGAGGGGACTACCGAACCAAGAGCTTTATGATCACCTTTTATAgtacaatattattatatatctatCAACTACTGCCTGTTCTTActcactagaaaaaaaaaaaaaacagaacattCCTAACGTTAAAAAGTGGCATAATCTCCACCATGTTTTCATGTCCTCTCAACCTTTCATGGGATTTTTGAACTTGACTTTTGACAAGCTTGATGAAACGTATAGATTCTATGGTTTTTAATGTTATTACAATATTTGGATCCATTAGACTTGTACGTGTCCTCTGGACAAATGGAATTAGTATTATATAGCATGGGTGCATGAGTTGACAgttttgatatataaaaaataaaacctaaagGGTTCAtcatataaaactaaaaagacCCTCAAAGTGGATAattgtcaaataaaaaaatgtttcatagttattaattaaaattatagatagATGATAATCTGAATTCTGAAACTATCTAATAACCTCTCCTTAAAGTTCAGAAGACAGgtggaaaagaaaagataaaactaAGATTTCATTTTTACTGCCTGCAAATAAGTAACAGAAAACAATTGTATATTATAAGTTAACAATTGtgtttttctctttataaaCACAGAAGATAAAGAGAGGTgaacaaaacaacaaagagCTAATTAAAGTGTCggatatatttaaattgaattctcttcaaaaccaaaaccaataaCATATAAGGGAGGGAAGAAGGGGATTGCTTTGAACCTTGACTATATATGCTTTCTTCATTAACAAGATCCGGTAAAAACTTCTTTAGCTAAAGCATGCATGCATGGCCCCGCAGATGGTGACACATGGAATAACCATTCTAAGGCTCATCAGAAAGAGAagagcgagagagagagagagataaccCTCTTACACTAAGtaacaaaagaaatattgtGGCTTGCTGACAGCatagagaaaaatacaaaaagagatTTTGTAGAAGTTTTATATTTGGGGGGTAGTTTGGTTGTCCATCAATTCCAAGCATTCTTTGCTTAAAGAGAGAGTTAGCCCCAAGAATAAAGcaaaggacaaaaaataaaaataaaataagtgatGAGTTAAGTTAAGGGTAAAGCACATTATCACTTACCTAGAGTGCAAATTTTGCGGCTGACAACCTGCAATAGCCAGTATCACACTCTCCTTTCCCAGGCCAAAAAGTAACATTAGTTACCGGCCATAGCCGGTAGCAAGTGCTGTTGTGTCTGGTTGCCGTACATATTACTCTAATTGTGTGGTTGGTTTGGGTTACACACTCTCTGTGAATGctttaataattattagtcAGGGAAAGGAAGCAACATAATAGCAAAACCAGAACAGCACAGTGCATATGAATATAAATCTGTTAAGTTTAACAGGAGAAATAATTttgcaagaaaagaaaacattacATTTTGAAATCTTTCCCTCATTTGATAATGCCAAAGTATAAAAgggaaataagaaagaaaatatgagAGTTCCACCTAAAAAGTGTTTCTTTCCAaattagaaacaaaaagaaagatttttttttttttatcaatctaaGAAACATAAAAGTTTGTGTATGTcacatgtcattttttatttatttaaagtgttTATATAACTTTATACACATATTACATCACATCTCATTTTTCTTATGCAACTAAATATATCTTGTACACATGTAAAAAGagattgtttttgaatttaagcTCATGACTAATGGGTCATTGAGACATAACTTTACAGTTATGTTGaggtaattaattaaacaagaagaaataaaatcaaa contains:
- the LOC100809069 gene encoding protein PAM68, chloroplastic; translation: MVATAATFFNPLFLHTHGRVNIWALSRISYLSGNVKSRFPIYRSEIHHQVHYFSHLAPICATFKEPKGFGPTPKKKKKSKKMRRDYEEEDDEEEEEEEEPDRGVIPEVVTNRMMSRMAVSVGIPLGIGLLFFPFFYYLKVGLKIDVPTWVPFIVSFFFFGSALLGVSYGIVSSSWDPLREGSFWGWTEAQKNWPVFWQSLRGGESRKN